One stretch of Mycolicibacterium fallax DNA includes these proteins:
- a CDS encoding N-acetyltransferase, producing the protein MTEFESSRLEEGHILAGFDCGKDSLNNWLQSDAHRVHAGSVARVQVWTPLGESKVCAYFAICPTEVVRAEDGVTGSFAGGYSRIPGFLIARLALDKSLIGQGYGEQLLLDALGIAVAAAEIGGGRLIVVDAIDDEAAEFYKRYDFVPVKKRERRLVMKVVTAAEALRN; encoded by the coding sequence ATGACCGAGTTCGAGTCCTCGCGGCTTGAGGAGGGGCACATCCTTGCCGGGTTCGATTGCGGCAAGGACTCCCTCAACAACTGGCTGCAATCTGACGCACATCGTGTACACGCGGGAAGTGTGGCGCGCGTTCAGGTCTGGACGCCGCTTGGTGAGTCAAAGGTGTGCGCCTACTTCGCAATATGTCCTACGGAGGTGGTGCGCGCTGAGGACGGGGTAACAGGCTCGTTTGCTGGTGGTTACTCGCGCATCCCGGGATTCTTGATTGCACGCCTCGCTCTCGACAAGTCGCTCATTGGGCAGGGGTACGGGGAGCAACTGCTGCTCGACGCCCTTGGTATAGCTGTGGCGGCTGCTGAAATCGGTGGTGGACGACTCATCGTGGTCGATGCCATTGACGACGAAGCTGCTGAGTTCTATAAGAGATACGACTTCGTGCCTGTCAAGAAGCGCGAGCGCCGACTTGTCATGAAGGTCGTCACCGCCGCGGAGGCGCTCAGAAACTAA
- the gjpA gene encoding outer membrane porin GjpA, which yields MESRIRPYTTAGEALVGASLIAVTPVAPPPTDIAVSQQQVALSAAVDPIGPWTDLINESSANATVLGQTFFQGPGPVLQQLIVNQLAHLSQVLDDPASITDIATQVGDNLQKAFETATFLGVKPDPETMDPLTQSNDAFHAVFAALLPMFLPEGDPTTTGLITQAVNFLASPLSGVLIGSVGPVISPLVAIANSFAALADAEDPVAGLQELVAMPANAAGAFFNGATLNLDGLLPVISGALPMPEGISIDSLSLAFGGLLTPGGTALGPEGGEPALEYDQGIGGSIFNSLGLSVGLFGGKLDIPGKPVGPIGALVNLSQMVSGALGWDGTGNPLDEMELPSAPDILESPAALAAPQGPAELPASLADPETPTVDLSAKSELTAPAADPDASDPADQLKVKESADDTLTALSKADEGPAVKRNPPGSKLAAALKDGGTQVKEKVSNLGKTIRGNLFKKSNKKAASDAVTSETSTADKSTADTSAQSTSAKQSADSSDSTPSTRDLKRSVKKSASNDAA from the coding sequence ATGGAATCGAGAATCCGCCCGTACACGACCGCCGGGGAAGCCCTGGTGGGTGCCAGCCTGATCGCCGTCACGCCGGTGGCGCCGCCGCCAACCGACATAGCTGTTTCACAGCAACAGGTCGCACTGTCCGCGGCCGTCGACCCGATCGGCCCGTGGACGGACCTCATCAACGAGTCCTCCGCCAATGCCACGGTCCTCGGCCAGACCTTCTTCCAGGGGCCCGGGCCGGTGCTGCAGCAGCTGATCGTCAACCAGCTCGCCCACCTGAGTCAGGTGCTTGACGATCCGGCCAGCATCACGGACATCGCCACCCAGGTCGGCGACAACCTGCAGAAGGCGTTCGAAACCGCCACGTTCCTGGGCGTCAAGCCCGATCCGGAGACGATGGATCCGCTCACGCAGAGCAACGACGCATTTCACGCAGTATTCGCGGCACTGCTGCCGATGTTCCTTCCGGAGGGGGATCCGACCACGACCGGGCTGATCACCCAGGCGGTCAACTTCCTGGCCTCGCCGCTCAGTGGGGTGCTCATCGGCTCGGTCGGGCCGGTCATCAGCCCGCTGGTGGCGATCGCCAACAGTTTTGCGGCGCTGGCAGACGCCGAGGACCCGGTGGCCGGGCTGCAGGAACTGGTGGCCATGCCGGCAAACGCGGCCGGCGCCTTCTTCAACGGTGCCACGCTGAACCTCGATGGGCTGCTGCCGGTGATCTCCGGCGCCCTGCCAATGCCGGAGGGCATCAGTATCGATTCGTTGAGCCTGGCCTTCGGCGGCCTGCTCACACCGGGCGGCACCGCGCTGGGCCCGGAAGGAGGGGAGCCGGCGCTCGAGTACGACCAGGGCATCGGCGGTTCGATCTTCAACTCGTTGGGTCTCAGCGTCGGCCTCTTCGGCGGCAAGCTCGACATCCCCGGAAAGCCCGTCGGCCCGATCGGCGCCCTGGTCAACCTGTCCCAGATGGTCTCGGGTGCGCTCGGCTGGGACGGCACGGGCAACCCGCTCGACGAGATGGAACTCCCGTCGGCGCCGGACATCCTGGAGTCCCCGGCCGCGCTGGCGGCCCCGCAGGGCCCGGCGGAGCTGCCCGCCTCGTTGGCAGACCCGGAGACCCCGACGGTGGACCTGTCGGCCAAATCCGAGCTGACCGCCCCCGCGGCCGACCCGGATGCCTCCGACCCGGCCGATCAGCTGAAGGTCAAGGAATCCGCAGATGACACCCTGACCGCCCTGAGCAAGGCCGACGAGGGCCCCGCGGTCAAGCGGAACCCCCCGGGCAGCAAGCTCGCGGCCGCCCTCAAGGACGGCGGCACCCAGGTCAAGGAGAAGGTGTCCAACCTCGGTAAGACGATCCGGGGCAACCTGTTCAAGAAGTCGAACAAGAAGGCGGCCTCCGATGCCGTCACGTCGGAAACGTCCACCGCGGACAAGTCAACCGCCGACACGTCGGCGCAGAGCACTTCGGCCAAGCAGTCGGCCGACAGTTCCGACAGCACCCCCAGCACCCGGGACCTCAAGCGCAGCGTCAAGAAGAGTGCGAGCAACGACGCGGCCTGA
- the istB gene encoding IS21-like element helper ATPase IstB, which produces MTTTKTPATADAAAQASIGAAARELHLPTVRTEATRLAEIAHRERHTHLHYLAEVLAAEVDDRTERRRARRINDAKFPRLKRLAEFNIDAVPSITPALLGQLAAGHYMNAGEPVVLLGDSGTGKSHLLIGLGLAACEQGRRVRYITTAQLVNELVEAADDHVLSRVVARYGRLDLLCLDELGYVQLDPRGAELLFQIITEREERASVAIATNLPFSEWGTVFPDPRLVAAIVDRVTFNAHILETGTKSYRLRTSKTATQARRAN; this is translated from the coding sequence ATGACCACCACCAAAACCCCGGCGACCGCTGACGCGGCCGCGCAAGCCTCCATCGGTGCCGCCGCCCGCGAACTACACCTACCCACGGTGCGCACCGAAGCCACCCGACTGGCCGAGATCGCCCACCGGGAACGCCACACCCATCTGCACTACCTTGCCGAAGTACTGGCCGCCGAGGTCGACGACCGCACCGAACGGCGCCGTGCCCGCCGCATCAACGACGCCAAGTTCCCCAGACTGAAACGGTTGGCGGAGTTCAATATTGACGCCGTTCCCAGCATCACACCCGCGCTGCTGGGGCAACTGGCCGCCGGGCACTACATGAACGCCGGCGAGCCGGTCGTGCTGCTCGGGGACTCCGGAACCGGCAAATCCCACCTGCTCATCGGGCTAGGGCTGGCCGCCTGCGAACAGGGCCGCCGAGTCCGCTACATCACCACCGCGCAACTGGTCAACGAACTCGTCGAAGCCGCCGATGACCACGTCCTCTCCCGGGTCGTAGCCCGCTACGGACGCCTAGATCTGCTCTGCCTCGATGAACTCGGATACGTCCAACTCGACCCTCGCGGAGCAGAATTGCTCTTCCAGATCATCACCGAACGCGAAGAACGCGCCTCCGTGGCGATCGCCACCAACCTGCCCTTCAGCGAATGGGGCACCGTCTTCCCCGACCCACGCCTGGTCGCCGCCATCGTCGACCGCGTCACCTTCAACGCCCACATCCTCGAAACCGGCACCAAGTCCTACCGACTACGCACCAGCAAAACCGCCACCCAAGCCAGACGCGCCAACTAA
- a CDS encoding ribbon-helix-helix protein, CopG family has translation MGRPRGGGEPRGASPTRALRLPARLDEALEERASNTGSTVSELMREAVTEYLDRHGVSS, from the coding sequence ATGGGGCGCCCCCGCGGGGGAGGCGAACCGCGCGGGGCGAGTCCGACGCGTGCGTTGCGGTTGCCTGCCCGTCTGGACGAGGCACTCGAGGAACGTGCCTCCAACACAGGTTCCACAGTCAGTGAGCTGATGCGCGAAGCTGTCACGGAGTACTTGGACCGCCACGGGGTCAGCTCCTAG
- a CDS encoding cysteine desulfurase-like protein, whose protein sequence is MVFDVARVRGLHPNLGDGWIRLDSPLGMLVPDAVSTTVSTAFRTSAPIDAGPHPSARRSATLLDAARVAIAELVGADPAGVVLGADRAVLLTLLADVASSRLGLGYEVVVTRLDDEANIAPWLRASDRFGAKVKWAEVDVETGELPSWQWEDLITGATRLVALPTASATLGATVDLRTPAKLMREVGGLVIVDHTAAAPYRLIDINELGADVLALNAVSWGGPPIGALVFRDPAVISSFAPVSMNPLAIGPARLELGVHQYGLLGGLVASIEYLANLDEAATGSRRDRLAYSMGSAADYLGQLFGYLVASLRSLPLVMLLGAPDDSIPVVSFAVQNVPAERVAARLADNGILAIANAPSRALDALGVNDVGGAVTVGLAHYSTTGEVDQLVRVLASLG, encoded by the coding sequence ATGGTGTTCGACGTCGCCCGGGTGCGCGGTCTGCACCCGAACCTGGGCGACGGCTGGATCCGGCTGGACTCCCCGCTGGGCATGTTGGTCCCGGATGCGGTGTCCACCACGGTCTCCACCGCGTTTCGCACCTCGGCGCCGATCGACGCGGGCCCGCACCCGTCGGCCCGGCGCAGCGCGACCCTGCTGGACGCCGCCCGGGTGGCGATCGCCGAGCTGGTCGGCGCCGATCCCGCCGGCGTGGTGCTGGGCGCGGACCGTGCGGTGCTGTTGACCCTGCTCGCCGACGTGGCCTCGTCCCGGCTGGGCCTGGGCTACGAGGTCGTCGTCACCCGGCTCGACGACGAGGCGAACATCGCGCCCTGGCTGCGGGCGTCCGACCGGTTCGGCGCCAAGGTGAAGTGGGCCGAGGTTGACGTCGAGACCGGTGAGCTGCCGTCCTGGCAGTGGGAGGACCTGATCACCGGGGCCACCCGGCTGGTCGCGCTGCCGACCGCCTCGGCGACCCTGGGCGCGACGGTGGACCTGCGGACCCCGGCGAAGCTGATGCGCGAGGTCGGCGGGCTGGTCATCGTCGACCACACCGCGGCCGCGCCGTACCGGCTGATCGACATCAACGAGCTCGGCGCCGACGTGCTGGCGCTCAACGCGGTCAGCTGGGGCGGCCCGCCGATCGGCGCGCTGGTGTTCCGGGATCCGGCGGTGATCAGCAGTTTCGCCCCGGTGTCGATGAACCCGCTGGCCATCGGCCCGGCCCGGCTGGAGCTCGGCGTGCACCAGTACGGGCTGCTCGGCGGGCTGGTCGCCAGCATCGAATACCTGGCGAACCTCGACGAGGCGGCCACCGGGTCGCGCCGCGACCGGCTGGCCTACTCGATGGGCTCGGCGGCGGACTACCTCGGCCAGCTGTTCGGCTACCTGGTGGCCTCGCTGCGGTCGCTGCCGCTGGTGATGCTGCTCGGGGCGCCCGATGACAGCATCCCGGTGGTCAGCTTCGCGGTGCAGAACGTGCCGGCCGAGCGGGTCGCGGCGCGGCTGGCCGACAACGGCATCCTCGCCATCGCCAACGCGCCGTCGCGGGCGCTGGACGCGCTGGGCGTCAACGACGTCGGCGGCGCGGTGACGGTCGGCCTGGCGCACTATTCGACGACCGGCGAGGTGGATCAGCTGGTCCGGGTGCTGGCCTCGCTCGGCTGA
- a CDS encoding MarR family winged helix-turn-helix transcriptional regulator, whose product MEGIIAGRTAGDMPGLDIAEQRAWENYLDSALRMYATLNRGLADTHKLGLVDVRLLELLDRSPTGSLRMGDLAEALLALPSRVTRQIRRLEGLGLVERTSSPEDGRGVLAAITDEGRETVAKAMVTYSESVRLNFLSQLSRPQMAAMGESCRRIGSALRTSGSPAKFGRT is encoded by the coding sequence ATGGAGGGGATCATTGCGGGTCGCACCGCGGGGGACATGCCGGGGCTGGATATAGCCGAACAGCGAGCCTGGGAGAACTACCTGGACTCGGCGTTACGGATGTACGCCACATTGAATCGGGGGCTGGCGGACACGCACAAACTGGGTTTGGTCGATGTTCGGTTGCTCGAATTGTTGGACCGGTCGCCGACCGGTTCGTTACGGATGGGGGATCTGGCCGAGGCGTTGCTGGCGCTGCCCAGCAGGGTGACCAGGCAAATCCGTCGCCTGGAGGGGCTGGGCCTGGTCGAGCGGACGTCGAGTCCCGAAGACGGGCGCGGGGTGCTGGCCGCGATCACCGACGAGGGCCGGGAGACCGTCGCCAAGGCGATGGTGACCTACAGCGAGTCCGTTCGGCTGAACTTTCTCAGCCAACTGTCGCGGCCGCAGATGGCGGCGATGGGGGAGAGCTGCCGGCGGATCGGCTCGGCGCTGCGCACGTCGGGGTCGCCGGCCAAATTCGGCCGGACCTGA
- a CDS encoding NAD(P)H-quinone oxidoreductase: MHAIAVTAPGELAWTEAADPQPGPGEVLIRVAATGVNRADLLQAAGKYPPPPGASDILGLEVSGVVADTGPGVDGWPVGEPVCALLAGGGYAEYVAVPAGQLLPVPDPVPLVDAAGLPEVAATVWSNLVQTAGLHAGQLVLLHGGASGIGTHAIQVAKALGARVAVTAGSTAKLDDCRALGADIAINYRDEDFVAVLRAEGGADVILDIVGASYLDRNVDALAADGRLIVIGMQGGVKAELNLGKLLAKRAGVIATALRGRPVDGPSGKARITAAVTENVWPMIADRRVRPVIGARLPLARAAEAHAMLAAGQVTGKIVLTV, from the coding sequence ATGCACGCCATCGCCGTCACCGCGCCCGGAGAGCTCGCCTGGACCGAAGCCGCCGACCCCCAACCCGGCCCCGGAGAGGTCCTGATCCGGGTCGCCGCCACCGGCGTGAACCGCGCCGATCTGCTGCAGGCCGCCGGCAAATACCCCCCGCCGCCGGGGGCCAGCGACATCCTTGGCCTGGAGGTTTCCGGCGTCGTCGCCGACACCGGGCCCGGCGTCGACGGCTGGCCGGTGGGCGAGCCGGTCTGCGCGCTGCTGGCCGGCGGCGGCTACGCCGAGTACGTGGCGGTGCCCGCCGGCCAGCTGCTGCCGGTCCCCGACCCGGTGCCGCTGGTCGACGCGGCCGGGCTGCCGGAGGTGGCCGCCACGGTGTGGTCCAACCTGGTCCAGACCGCCGGGCTGCACGCCGGCCAGCTGGTGCTGCTGCACGGCGGCGCCAGCGGGATCGGCACGCACGCCATCCAGGTCGCCAAGGCCCTCGGTGCGCGGGTCGCCGTCACCGCCGGTTCGACGGCCAAGCTCGACGACTGCCGCGCGCTGGGCGCCGACATCGCGATCAACTACCGCGACGAGGACTTCGTCGCCGTGCTGCGGGCCGAGGGCGGCGCCGACGTCATCCTCGACATCGTCGGGGCCTCCTACCTGGACCGCAATGTCGACGCGCTGGCCGCCGACGGCCGGCTCATCGTGATCGGCATGCAGGGCGGGGTGAAGGCCGAGCTGAACCTCGGCAAGCTGCTGGCCAAGCGGGCCGGGGTGATCGCCACCGCGCTGCGCGGACGCCCGGTCGACGGGCCGTCGGGCAAGGCCCGGATCACCGCGGCGGTCACCGAAAACGTCTGGCCGATGATCGCCGATCGGCGGGTGCGCCCGGTCATCGGTGCCCGGCTGCCGCTGGCCCGGGCCGCCGAGGCGCACGCCATGCTGGCCGCCGGGCAGGTGACCGGAAAAATCGTGCTGACGGTGTAG
- a CDS encoding type II toxin -antitoxin system TacA 1-like antitoxin — MEIRAAEHTLERIQRAASVVHEPASEFVRKAALARAEEVLRRDLVTVMPAEQFDALMASLDVADAAPRLSSAARKPAVFNRR; from the coding sequence ATGGAGATTCGCGCCGCAGAACACACCCTGGAGCGCATCCAACGCGCGGCCAGTGTGGTTCACGAGCCTGCCTCGGAGTTCGTCCGCAAAGCCGCTCTAGCGCGAGCGGAGGAAGTGCTGCGACGGGACTTGGTTACCGTCATGCCCGCAGAGCAGTTCGACGCGCTCATGGCATCACTCGATGTTGCCGATGCGGCTCCCCGTCTTTCCTCTGCCGCACGGAAGCCCGCAGTATTCAACCGGCGATGA
- a CDS encoding MlaE family ABC transporter permease yields the protein MTIQDERPAGEPPAEEAPKKSSDGVKAIEDWSTGWVKRHPMASIETVGDQFVLGVRTIQYFFVDLFTGKFQWQEFVRQGAFMAGTSVLPTILVALPIGVTLSVQFALLAGQVGATSLAGAASGLVVIRQAASLVSAVLMASAVGSAITADLGSRKMREEIDAMEVMGVSVLRRLVVPRFAASIMIAIALTGVVCFVGFLASYLFNVYFQNGAPGSFVSTFAAFTKTDDMVVAMIKAVIYGAIVAIIACQKGLSTKGGPTGVANSVNAAVVESILVLMVVNVAISQLYIMMFPRTGL from the coding sequence ATGACGATCCAGGACGAGCGCCCCGCGGGTGAGCCGCCGGCCGAAGAGGCGCCCAAGAAATCCAGCGATGGCGTCAAGGCCATCGAGGACTGGAGCACCGGCTGGGTCAAGCGGCACCCGATGGCCTCCATCGAAACCGTCGGAGACCAGTTCGTCCTCGGTGTTCGCACCATTCAGTACTTCTTCGTCGACCTGTTCACCGGCAAGTTCCAGTGGCAGGAGTTCGTCCGGCAGGGCGCCTTCATGGCCGGCACCTCGGTGCTGCCCACCATCCTGGTGGCGCTGCCGATCGGCGTGACCCTGTCGGTCCAGTTCGCCCTGCTGGCCGGCCAGGTCGGTGCGACGTCGCTGGCCGGCGCGGCCAGCGGCCTGGTCGTCATCCGCCAGGCCGCCTCCCTGGTCTCCGCGGTGCTGATGGCCTCCGCGGTCGGCTCCGCGATCACCGCCGACCTCGGCTCCCGAAAGATGCGCGAGGAGATCGACGCCATGGAGGTCATGGGCGTCTCGGTGCTGCGCCGGTTGGTGGTGCCCCGGTTCGCCGCCTCGATCATGATCGCCATCGCGCTGACCGGGGTGGTCTGTTTCGTCGGCTTCCTGGCCAGCTACCTGTTCAACGTGTACTTCCAGAACGGCGCGCCCGGCAGCTTCGTGTCGACGTTCGCCGCCTTCACCAAGACCGACGACATGGTCGTCGCGATGATCAAGGCGGTCATCTACGGCGCGATCGTGGCGATCATCGCCTGCCAGAAGGGGCTGAGTACCAAGGGCGGTCCGACCGGCGTCGCGAACTCGGTGAACGCGGCGGTGGTGGAGTCGATCCTGGTGCTGATGGTGGTCAACGTCGCGATCAGCCAGCTGTACATCATGATGTTCCCGAGAACGGGCCTGTGA
- the istA gene encoding IS21 family transposase produces MRSRVELFEKIRRDRRREGLSIRELADRHGTHRRTVRQALADAVPPPRKAYPARPRPAIDEWVTVIDPWLIPDRQAPRKQRHTARRIWQRLVAEHGATCSEVTVSRYVARRRVELGLDHQEVSVPQTHVAGAEAEVDFGEFYATITGLVVKCWMFVMRLSYSGKAFHVAFATQAQEAFLEGHALAFEYFGGVPARIRYDNLKPAVIRVLKGRDRTESERFTALRSHYGFDSFFCRPGIEGAHEKGGVEGEIGRFRRRHLVPVPTAASLGELNELITVADILDDDRVITGRPITVGAAFAAEAVALMELPAEEFDCAKLLHARVDNRARVSVRQCFYSVPARYAGRRLPVRLAARTVEIYDGPRLVACHERAAGRYVEVLCLDHYLEVLKTKPGALPGATALAQAKARGVFTTSHQSYWDAARTARGDAAGTRALITILLAHRTIAAAALVTAMDRAVASGCLDPEAVIIDARREATPLVAVAAIGALARYDRPAPSLADYDDLLTGSDS; encoded by the coding sequence ATGCGGTCACGGGTGGAACTGTTCGAGAAGATCAGGAGGGACCGGCGGCGCGAGGGCCTGTCGATCCGCGAGTTGGCGGATCGTCATGGCACCCATCGCCGCACGGTGCGTCAAGCACTCGCTGATGCGGTGCCCCCGCCGCGCAAGGCTTACCCGGCGCGGCCCCGGCCGGCGATCGATGAATGGGTGACGGTGATCGACCCCTGGCTTATCCCTGATAGGCAGGCTCCGCGCAAGCAACGCCATACCGCCCGCCGGATCTGGCAGCGGCTGGTGGCCGAGCATGGGGCCACATGCTCGGAGGTGACGGTGTCGCGTTACGTCGCGCGTCGCCGGGTTGAGCTGGGGCTCGACCACCAGGAGGTGTCGGTCCCGCAGACCCATGTGGCCGGCGCCGAGGCCGAGGTCGACTTCGGGGAGTTCTACGCCACGATCACCGGTCTGGTGGTGAAGTGCTGGATGTTCGTGATGCGATTGTCCTACTCGGGCAAAGCGTTTCACGTTGCATTTGCCACCCAGGCCCAGGAGGCGTTCCTGGAGGGCCACGCGCTGGCCTTTGAGTACTTCGGCGGGGTGCCGGCCCGGATCCGCTACGACAACCTCAAACCCGCAGTCATCCGGGTCCTCAAGGGCCGTGACCGCACCGAGTCTGAGCGGTTCACCGCGCTGCGCAGCCACTACGGATTCGACTCGTTCTTCTGCCGCCCGGGCATCGAGGGAGCCCATGAGAAGGGCGGTGTGGAGGGCGAGATCGGCCGCTTCCGGCGACGCCACCTCGTCCCAGTCCCCACGGCCGCTTCCCTGGGTGAGCTCAATGAACTGATCACGGTCGCCGACATCCTCGACGACGATCGGGTGATCACTGGCCGTCCGATCACCGTCGGGGCGGCGTTCGCCGCCGAAGCCGTCGCATTGATGGAATTGCCGGCCGAGGAGTTCGACTGTGCGAAGCTGCTGCACGCCCGTGTCGACAATCGGGCCAGAGTGTCTGTGCGGCAATGCTTCTACTCCGTCCCGGCCCGCTACGCCGGGCGACGTCTGCCGGTGCGCCTGGCCGCACGGACCGTCGAGATCTATGACGGGCCCCGGCTGGTGGCATGCCACGAACGTGCGGCCGGACGCTACGTCGAAGTCCTGTGCCTGGATCACTATCTGGAGGTCCTCAAGACCAAACCCGGCGCCCTGCCCGGGGCGACTGCTCTGGCACAGGCCAAGGCCCGCGGTGTGTTCACCACCAGCCACCAGTCCTACTGGGATGCCGCCCGCACTGCCCGCGGTGATGCCGCCGGAACCCGCGCTCTGATCACCATCCTGCTGGCGCACCGCACCATAGCCGCCGCCGCACTGGTCACCGCGATGGACCGAGCGGTCGCCTCGGGATGTCTGGACCCCGAGGCGGTGATCATCGACGCTCGCCGTGAGGCCACCCCGTTGGTCGCCGTCGCCGCGATCGGCGCCCTGGCCCGCTACGACCGGCCCGCACCCTCACTGGCCGACTACGACGACCTGTTGACCGGAAGTGATTCATGA